The Streptococcus sp. S5 genome contains a region encoding:
- a CDS encoding helix-turn-helix domain-containing protein has translation MIEELIKEQIREIYLEAKEQAKKELLPISQAELQEMFGFSNEYLKRLKRKGLKFRKQGKYIMYDLNDVHEILELEKEIQHV, from the coding sequence ATGATTGAAGAACTAATCAAAGAACAGATCAGAGAAATTTACCTCGAAGCGAAAGAACAGGCTAAGAAAGAACTGTTACCAATCAGTCAAGCAGAATTGCAAGAGATGTTTGGTTTTAGCAACGAATACTTAAAACGCTTGAAACGCAAAGGCTTGAAATTTCGCAAGCAAGGAAAATACATTATGTACGATCTAAACGATGTACACGAGATTTTGGAACTAGAAAAGGAAATACAACATGTATAA
- a CDS encoding AAA family ATPase, with amino-acid sequence MKITQATKITNDDACYLIYGNPGFGKTSAIKYIDGKTLVINIDKSAKVLAGCENIDIADVDTHKIWDEWLTVVKELLNGAGEPYDTIVVDNVSELFRACLANLGRDGKNHRVPSQADYQRVDFTILDSLRALLQLNKRIVFTAWEASDQWTDENGMIYNRAMPDIRPKILNNFLGLTDVVARLVKKTTDDGEEVRGFILQPSASVYAKNRLDNRKGCKVEELFKGGDD; translated from the coding sequence ATGAAGATCACACAGGCGACGAAAATCACGAATGATGATGCGTGCTACTTAATCTACGGAAACCCAGGATTTGGTAAGACCAGTGCGATTAAATACATTGATGGTAAAACGTTAGTCATTAATATCGACAAGTCTGCTAAGGTCTTAGCAGGATGCGAAAACATTGACATCGCAGATGTTGATACACACAAGATCTGGGATGAATGGTTAACAGTCGTTAAAGAATTGTTAAACGGAGCTGGTGAACCATACGACACAATCGTGGTTGATAACGTTTCTGAGTTATTCCGTGCGTGTCTTGCCAACTTAGGTCGTGACGGTAAAAACCATCGTGTACCATCGCAAGCAGATTACCAACGGGTAGATTTTACGATCTTAGATAGTTTACGAGCCTTGTTACAACTTAATAAACGCATTGTATTTACAGCGTGGGAGGCAAGCGACCAATGGACGGACGAAAACGGTATGATCTACAACCGTGCTATGCCAGACATTCGCCCTAAAATTTTAAATAACTTCCTTGGACTGACTGATGTGGTCGCCCGTCTGGTGAAGAAAACCACGGACGATGGTGAAGAAGTACGAGGGTTTATCCTACAACCATCTGCAAGCGTTTATGCTAAAAATCGCTTAGACAACCGTAAAGGCTGTAAGGTCGAAGAGTTATTTAAAGGGGGTGATGATTAG
- a CDS encoding DEAD/DEAH box helicase, whose translation MRKRSGEFTNSSIDDALDFKGEYGDFIDHYKRLADGKQAIVYVHSVVYADKVAERFNNNGYRAVVVTGQTDKKAREEYMQAFRDGEITIMVNVNLFTEGIDLPNVDVCIMLRPTASLSLYLQFAMRPLNPREGKRAILIDHVGNHLRHGLPNDDRDWTLTGLSKTKKPAEKSPKTCEQCFATFWREQMKDNCCPYCGAVIIQPKIVINLDDKRSEIELTKIDQEMVFINVNGEEIEVRKDEAMVYCRVKKYGKQYTKCQNLAELKAFRNLKGYANGWLWFQQKRLNIWR comes from the coding sequence TTGAGAAAACGATCTGGAGAATTTACCAATAGTTCGATAGACGATGCACTTGATTTTAAAGGTGAGTATGGTGATTTTATTGACCACTACAAACGATTAGCAGACGGTAAGCAAGCTATCGTATATGTCCATAGCGTAGTATACGCTGATAAAGTCGCAGAACGATTTAATAATAACGGTTATCGTGCAGTAGTCGTGACTGGTCAAACAGACAAAAAGGCGCGTGAAGAATATATGCAAGCCTTTAGAGACGGTGAAATAACCATCATGGTAAACGTTAACCTCTTTACTGAGGGAATTGACTTACCGAATGTAGATGTCTGTATCATGCTACGACCAACGGCATCATTATCGTTATACTTGCAATTCGCTATGCGACCACTTAACCCCAGAGAGGGGAAACGTGCAATCCTTATCGACCACGTAGGTAACCATTTAAGACACGGATTACCAAATGATGATCGAGACTGGACACTAACTGGACTTTCGAAAACGAAAAAACCAGCCGAAAAATCTCCCAAAACGTGTGAACAATGTTTTGCAACATTTTGGAGAGAGCAGATGAAAGATAATTGTTGTCCATATTGTGGGGCGGTTATCATTCAACCAAAAATCGTCATAAACTTAGACGATAAACGCTCAGAGATTGAGCTTACAAAGATAGACCAAGAGATGGTATTCATCAACGTAAATGGTGAAGAAATCGAGGTCAGAAAAGATGAAGCGATGGTATATTGTCGTGTTAAAAAATATGGAAAGCAATATACAAAATGTCAGAACCTAGCCGAATTAAAAGCGTTCCGAAATTTAAAAGGATATGCCAACGGTTGGTTGTGGTTTCAACAGAAAAGGTTAAATATTTGGAGGTAA
- a CDS encoding DUF669 domain-containing protein, with product MSLFSVNYEAAEQFASITDGTYEVFVSQAEQNASKNGTDFLDIRLKIRDDFQQKFRNNLIFDKIWINKETLQYPTWALQRYAKAVKIQEGVEINSIDQFLELIRGKSLKVTVKNVTSEYNGQTYENLNVTKMEQSELPAFAGEIKPSTNQQIEDLDLPF from the coding sequence ATGTCACTATTCTCAGTAAACTATGAAGCAGCAGAACAATTCGCATCTATCACAGATGGAACGTATGAGGTATTCGTCTCACAGGCGGAGCAGAACGCAAGCAAGAACGGTACAGATTTTCTGGACATCCGCCTTAAAATTCGTGATGATTTTCAGCAAAAATTCCGAAATAACTTAATTTTTGACAAGATTTGGATTAACAAAGAAACACTTCAGTATCCAACATGGGCACTTCAACGTTATGCCAAAGCGGTTAAAATCCAAGAGGGGGTAGAGATCAACTCTATCGACCAATTCCTAGAACTGATCCGTGGTAAGTCTTTGAAAGTAACCGTAAAAAACGTTACATCTGAGTACAACGGTCAGACTTACGAGAATTTGAACGTAACGAAGATGGAACAATCAGAGTTGCCAGCATTCGCAGGCGAGATCAAACCATCTACGAATCAACAGATCGAAGATTTAGATTTGCCATTCTAA
- a CDS encoding bifunctional DNA primase/polymerase, with protein sequence MVGMVDYALNYQANGFSVIPIDKRSKRAITKFKDSTFTADDIKRFWHEEPEANIALRTVDFFVIDIDINKTENGYQSLNDWELSQYIPDTLRVTTPSGGEHIYLKKPQGVEISQDIRIKAGIDIKANKNNYILVPPSNNSKGQYKWKNKHPIAECPPEILEILKTEKKKSKVNFTTDYQKDEYSSKTAKLFEQVVYGLGDKGGRNNALASFIGGLLLRGVEVDAIYMLAKLANHYTPESLPQSELDRTFESMLRKDMDGS encoded by the coding sequence ATGGTAGGAATGGTAGATTATGCGCTGAATTATCAAGCAAATGGTTTTTCTGTCATTCCAATCGACAAGCGTAGTAAACGTGCTATCACTAAATTTAAAGATAGCACCTTTACCGCTGACGATATCAAACGGTTTTGGCACGAAGAACCAGAAGCGAATATAGCGCTTAGAACAGTAGATTTTTTCGTGATTGATATAGATATCAATAAAACCGAAAACGGCTACCAATCATTAAACGACTGGGAATTATCACAATACATACCAGACACCTTGAGAGTTACAACCCCAAGCGGTGGTGAACATATCTACTTAAAGAAACCGCAAGGGGTTGAAATAAGTCAAGATATACGGATTAAAGCTGGTATAGACATTAAAGCTAATAAAAACAATTACATCTTAGTACCGCCTAGCAATAATTCTAAAGGTCAGTATAAGTGGAAGAATAAGCATCCTATCGCTGAATGTCCACCAGAGATTTTAGAAATTCTAAAAACTGAGAAGAAAAAATCCAAGGTGAATTTTACCACGGATTATCAGAAAGATGAGTATTCGAGCAAAACAGCAAAACTTTTTGAACAGGTCGTATACGGGCTGGGTGATAAAGGTGGTAGAAATAATGCTCTTGCAAGTTTTATCGGTGGTCTGCTTCTTAGAGGAGTAGAAGTAGACGCGATATATATGCTTGCAAAACTAGCGAATCACTACACACCAGAAAGTCTACCACAGAGTGAATTAGACCGCACGTTTGAAAGTATGCTTAGAAAGGATATGGATGGATCTTGA